The sequence ttgatttctctggaattttgacttcgctgctctggcattttgattTCGCTGCTCGGGACGATTCTTCTGGCGgtacgattcctctgctcgggacgattcctctggcgggacgatttctctgctcgggacgattcctctgtcGGGAcaattcctctgctcgggacgattcctctggcgggacgattcctctgctcgggacgattcctctggcatccttggctctggtctggcgctGGATTCAGCTCTGCTTTGgtgcgagcttggctctgtttgGGCTGCATCAGGTTCGGACCCTAGCCATGGAATCCACGAGGGCAGCCGTCCGTGTTCTTCATCGTCGTCACTCGTTCTTCGATTTTTGTTAATCGTTGTAACTTGTGATTGTgttttaggagcatgctaggtttgttCTTTGTTAATATTGCACTCCATCTGTCCCAgttttttgtatccacttttagtagtatttactactaaaagtggatacaaaaagctgggacggagggagtatttaccAAGCATGTTAAGTTGTAGGTTGTAGAGATGGCTGTACATTGCGTGAACTTAGAAATGCATGCTAAGTTTTTTCTTGAGTTTTGCGTTCTAAGTTAGAGTTGAGCATGTTAGAGTTAGTTTGATGTTTGGAGAAATGGTAGGAAATGTGTAGGATGTTTGCATGAGTTTGCAGAGCATGCGTGAGTTTGAACTTGGTGAGTTTGCTGcgtgaattccagctctgccgagcatagtcagctctggcagcgTGAAATCCAGCTCTGACGGGTGGTCAGCTCTGCAGTTCAGCTCTACCGGGTTGGTCAGCTCTGACGtgtggatttcagctctgccgggcgagtcagctctggcagttgTAGTGCTGTTGAGTTAAGCTCTGACTGatgaagttcagctctgtcggGTTGAGTTAGCTCTGCAGTTCAGCTCtgcgagtggtcagctctgcagtttcagctctgccgagtcagcttTGCAGAGAgagtttcagctctgccgagtcagctctgcagagagagtttcagctctgccgagttagCTCTGCAGAGAGAGTTTCAGTTCTGCAGAGTgagtttcagctctgccgagttagCTCTGCAGAGTCAGCTCTGCAGAGAGAGTTTCAGCTCTGCCTAGTTAGCTCTGCAGAGAGAGTTTCAGCTCTGCAGAGTCACCTCTGCAGAGTGAGTTTAAGCTCTGCCGAGTTAGCTCTGCAGAGAGAGTTTTAGCCTtgcaaagtcagctctgcagagtgagtttcagctctgccgagtcagctctGCAGGAAGAgcttcagctctgccgagttagCTCTGCAGATTGAGAGTCAGCTCTGCAGATAGAGTTTCAGCTCTGCAGAGGGAGTTTCAGCTCTGTAGGGCAGAGGAGTTAAGTGTTTAagtgttaagttttattttccCTATGTGAGTTTTCTGTTATGATGACCCTTCttctcatcgattcttcataacgatgaaggtctgTTTGAGAAGTGACgacttgagagaaagagagtgacgTTACATGTTTGCAGAgacgcaacgaggtgggcttttctacgctaaaatcaagatgtttacgCGTTTAAATTATTGATGAATGATGAACTGAGAAACTATTTTCAAGATGTTTACGTGTTTAAATTATTGATGTATGATGAACTGTAAACCtattttgaagttattgcattgccaaatatttgagattttagtatgttatctatctgtatgagaaatgatatcggttctacgcgaggtagaattagtgtacacagtgatcgtgagtcagctttcaggttggccgatcgcagtgctgcagagggaggcctccctctcagtacataAGTTAACATATATGGTACTTACTTGAGAACATAGATTGGCCAGCCAACTTTGAGAAACGAAAATGAGTTTGCAAACATAAGGCTTTAGATAAATCCCTTATGCTTTGTTTAAAGTATgacaatgacaatatttatagctttataaagcatgagatgagatgagatgagatgtttggcatgtgttcactgagtgcttttctactcagccctgcatatgtttttcaaaaatgtgcaggttgagccggtgtgatgatggtgctgcattgAGCGGAGTtacagggttgttaataaatatgtaacctgtctagaatatgtcctcatacatatgtctagctacattTCCGCTGCAGAGTACTTTTGGTACCATATTATGTCATGTCGTACTTTAAGTTTGAGAGGATGATTCCTGTTGATgtaataacttgattaatgtcttattaagttttatgtcttcTTTCTTTACTGCTTTAATTGAGTTTTACGTTGTCTTTCATTAAACTATTTTATTAAGCATTAATGAGTAATAACGACGAGTTTAATTAAAATGAGTAAGCTTCACGGTtttaaatgacgcccctttcttccccttcttctttaaccccatccctagtcgtggatcactcagcctaactatccctagttagggcgggctgcgacagagtggtatcagagctttGGCATGCAGGttaaagctctgaattagaagtcttgagtttattctagaatgagtcactaggctaatagttattaacaaccgtgagctcagcgcaccattaCACCaagctcaacgaggtatgtaaaatttcaaagtttaattgttattaaattttgaagagcatgatgttgaggctatatgatgagttatgatgttatactttgagcatgatgttgaggttatacgttgagttatgatgttacactttgagcatgatgttgaggttatacgttgagcatgatgttgaggttatatgattagttatgatgtgatgtatttcagatgttttgtgatgagaactGCTTGAGTAGTTGTgatgagtcacgatgatttagatggaTGAATCTAATATCATTATTtagagagattttctactaagtagaaggatggaatgagaacttagagttaaagcttgagagaattagcttTGCGTTTAAGTACTTGTTTGTTTGAGTTATGATGTGCTTGTTTATGTTTCCTAAGTTGAGCTGAGTTAGTTCTtcgagtcacctttaagttttCCTTATAGGATGGCTAGGATTATTCGTACTGCACGAAAGCAGACGACTATGAGATCGACCCCAGCACAGGTCAGGTATGAGTACGAGACGTACGGCATCTGCCACAGAGACACGTTGGCAGAGTTTCTGGCGCATTACCATAGACTGTGGCTAGAGGCCAGCCTTCGAGCAGGGGTTACTGGTCTGGATGGCATCATGCGCCTAGTCAGTTTGTTGCCGGACGAGTGGCAGAGATGGGCAGGAGCTATGGCCCCCCATTACATCTACCGAGTGGGGCATGCCTTTGATCTCTACGGAGATTTTACTGGTTTCGTGGCCGTGGTGAGCCACCAGTTTTTGGCTTGGGGAGTTTCCCCGATTGGGCCGCACGAGAGGCCATTTGATTTGGCCCGAGCTTTTGCAATTGAGCCGCTCGAATTTGGGTCATACCGTGACGAGTCAGTGCTAGCTCCAGCCCATTTGGTTGTACGATCGCCTAGTTCAGTTGACAGGCCACCATCTCCGTACTATACTCCATCTCCATACTGTGTACCCTCACCTACTTTTCCCGCTGTTCCCGGAGTTAGTCGCTAGGACCAGTGCGAGGCTGGAGGATCTCGCCCCGCCGGAGTTCAGAGGTCTGCCGAGGACGATCCAGAGCATCAGGTTCCAGTTGGGACGTGCCGTCTTGAGCCACTGGACCCGCATGAGATGGGATTCGTCACAGACACTCAGATTCTCTACGCGGACCTGTTGACGGGATATCTTTCGCACTGGGAGCTCCAGGAGAGGTTGGTAGCCATCGAGTCCGTATTTGAGGAGGATCCGATAGAGGCTAGAGCCGAGGATGAGGACGAGGAGAAGCCGATGGAGGATCCGATAGAGGCTAGAGCCGAGGATGAGGACGAGGAGGAGCCGATGGAGGATCCGGTAGAGGCTAGGGCCGAGGAGGATCGCGAGAGTGTGGGTAGTACGCCCTGGCAGTAGTTGTTTTCTTTATGCTATGATGTATATATGGTTGGGAGAGGTTAGTACTTGATGTTTTTGACATGCTTAGATAGGCATGTGTATATATTGTCCTATAGATGCTATAAAGATAGATGTTCCTAGTATGCTagagtagcaactagatgagtagCCGGTAGAAATTACCGTATGAGGTCCAcgccgagacatagtactatttaTGATGTTAGCTTAGAGTGACATCATAATAAGTActgtggttttttttttgtgtaagTCCTCTAAGGAGGCAATCTTATGATGGGTATATATGGTTGACGAGAGTGGTCTTTTGTTAGCATTGATGagctttatttcttttatgaatGTCGAGTTGAGCGTGATTGTTTTCTTGAGTTGAGTTAGTATGTTGAGTTTAGTTTCGACGAAGCTTGGAAGGTTGTTTGATGTGAGATTTATCTTATGTTAATACAGAATGCCTCCGAGACGCAACCAAGGGCGTAATTTAGATGATAGGCGGGAAGATACACCCCGCCACCGCCGCAAcctgagaggagagtcgaagaactttTTCTTCAACAAAATCCACCCGGATTTAGTGGGACTGGAAGTCCACAAGAGGCGGAAGACTGGGTGAGAGCTTTGGAGAGGATCTTTAAGTTCCTCAGGTGTAATGATCAGGAGAGGATGTTATGCATGTCCTTCCAACTAACCGGATCAGTCGATtactggtgggaagcacgtcaGAAGACTCTGACACCCGAGCAAATTGAGAACTAcacctgggaacaattcaaggctAGGTTTTTTtagaagtatgtaccgaggagttatcgaaagcagcgagaggctgaatTTGGGAGTTTGAGACAAGGAAAGAAGTCGGTTGCAGAGTATgaccgagaattctgtgattTATCACGTTTTGCTCTACAGAAagtggacactgatgagaagaTGTCTGAGCTTTTCTGCGCCGGTTTGAGGCAGGACATTAGGGTAGTGTTGGCAAGTCAGGCCGCACTGTCATACACTGAGGCTTTGAATCGAGCCTTAGATATGGAGTTGGCTATGCAGCCAGAGAAAGTACTGCAAGCACCTGCGCCGCCGTTGACTCAGACAAAAATATCTGGAGGACAACAGACTGTGCCTCCAGCACAgagtggaaaaagaaaatggcAAGGACAAGGCCAGCAACAACAGGGTAAACAGCAATACCTTGGACAGTCGTCAGGACAACAGATGACGCCGCCGTGTGCCAAGTGCAACAAGATGCACTTGGGGGTTTGTAAAGCTGGATCTAATAGTTGCTTCCACTGTGGACAAGCTGGTCATTACTTGTCGCACTGCCCGAGTAAATAACAAAGAATGGCAGGAGGGAAGCCAAATCAGAATTCGGCTCAGCCCTTGAGAGCCATTATGGGGTATCCGCAACCGCCCCAACAACAGCGTCAGCCGCAAGGTCCACAgaagcagcagcaacaacaactaCCACAAC comes from Salvia miltiorrhiza cultivar Shanhuang (shh) chromosome 3, IMPLAD_Smil_shh, whole genome shotgun sequence and encodes:
- the LOC131018589 gene encoding uncharacterized protein LOC131018589; the protein is MGFVTDTQILYADLLTGYLSHWELQERLVAIESVFEEDPIEARAEDEDEEKPMEDPIEARAEDEDEEEPMEDPVEARAEEDRESKVDTDEKMSELFCAGLRQDIRVVLASQAALSYTEALNRALDMELAMQPEKVLQAPAPPLTQTKISGGQQTVPPAQSGKRKWQGQGQQQQGKQQYLGQSSGQQMTPPCAKCNKMHLGVCKAGSNSCFHCGQAGHYLSHCPSK